The following are encoded together in the Poseidonibacter lekithochrous genome:
- a CDS encoding FIST N-terminal domain-containing protein produces the protein MKSYNYTITDKTISNIIDFDFFRNNKNVLIQIFCGQGKNTLESITKNILKELPQGICIGSTTDGEINNHKVQTNSTIITISVFNETKVEITYSQNESSFKRGSEIANTLIKSNTKLLILFTDSLNTNAEEFLKGIEAINNKVMVCGGMAGDNGEFTNTYISCQDKIFNNAAVAVSLSSDCLSVQNDYRFNWSDIGIEHVITEVKDNRVYEINGTKVLDFYKKYLGEDIQNTLPQSATSFPLLLRKNNEYYARALVKIDEDGSFKYSGNLNNGDRVKFGFGNAEMILKYPIIPNEKDYSNTESFFIYSCMARRRYVQDMIQAENQAYANITNTSGMFTYGEFYHEKGKNKLLNQALTVVALSENDKSEKNNLIQESTLRKTNNEARTIQTLTHLIEQSSKDHDEQSNHLEIEKINSQMLVTSQKIFLRHAVHETNTPISVIMSNIELFEMEYGKNHYLSTIEVALKNIFNIYDDLSYLVKKDQVEYPKNSIDLVDYTRSRIEFFEQSAKQIGSQIKFFSDQDTLHFDFNETKLQRIIDNNLTNAIKYTEENSNIYITLKKELNAYALIISSCSQYIKYPEKIFKEYYREETTSEGFGLGLSLVKRICNEENIEISIDSNEYYTSFRYLFKMENK, from the coding sequence ATGAAAAGCTATAACTATACAATTACCGATAAAACAATAAGTAATATTATTGACTTCGATTTTTTCAGAAATAATAAAAATGTATTAATACAAATTTTTTGTGGCCAAGGCAAAAATACATTAGAATCTATTACAAAAAATATCCTAAAAGAATTACCTCAAGGAATTTGTATTGGAAGCACAACTGATGGTGAAATTAATAATCATAAAGTTCAAACAAACTCTACAATAATAACAATATCAGTTTTCAATGAAACAAAAGTAGAAATAACTTATTCCCAAAATGAATCTTCTTTTAAAAGAGGTAGTGAAATTGCTAACACTTTAATCAAAAGTAATACCAAACTTTTAATACTTTTTACTGATTCATTAAATACTAATGCAGAAGAGTTTTTAAAAGGTATTGAAGCTATAAATAATAAAGTAATGGTATGTGGTGGAATGGCTGGAGATAATGGAGAATTTACTAATACTTATATCTCTTGTCAAGATAAAATCTTTAATAATGCAGCTGTTGCTGTTTCATTAAGCTCAGATTGTCTTAGTGTTCAAAACGATTATAGATTTAATTGGTCTGATATTGGAATTGAACATGTTATTACAGAAGTTAAAGATAATAGAGTTTATGAAATTAACGGCACAAAAGTTCTTGATTTTTATAAAAAATATTTAGGAGAAGATATTCAAAATACTCTTCCTCAGTCTGCAACATCTTTCCCTTTATTACTTAGAAAAAACAATGAGTATTATGCAAGAGCCTTAGTTAAAATTGATGAAGATGGTTCTTTTAAATACAGTGGAAACCTAAATAATGGAGATAGAGTTAAATTTGGTTTTGGTAATGCGGAGATGATTCTAAAATACCCTATTATTCCAAATGAAAAGGATTATTCAAATACAGAATCTTTTTTTATCTATTCTTGTATGGCAAGAAGAAGATATGTTCAAGATATGATTCAAGCTGAGAATCAAGCTTATGCAAATATTACTAATACATCTGGAATGTTTACTTATGGGGAGTTTTACCATGAAAAAGGTAAAAATAAACTACTAAATCAAGCTCTAACAGTTGTAGCATTAAGTGAAAACGACAAATCTGAAAAAAACAATCTTATTCAAGAATCAACATTAAGAAAAACAAATAATGAAGCAAGAACAATTCAGACTTTAACACACTTAATTGAACAATCATCAAAAGATCACGATGAACAATCTAATCACCTAGAAATTGAAAAAATCAATTCTCAAATGTTAGTAACTTCACAAAAAATATTTTTAAGACATGCTGTACATGAAACAAATACTCCTATTTCTGTAATTATGAGTAATATTGAACTTTTTGAAATGGAATATGGGAAAAATCATTATTTATCAACAATTGAAGTAGCTTTAAAAAATATCTTTAATATCTATGATGACTTATCTTATCTAGTAAAAAAAGACCAAGTTGAATATCCAAAGAATTCTATTGATTTAGTTGATTATACAAGGTCAAGAATTGAGTTCTTTGAACAATCAGCAAAACAAATAGGTTCACAAATTAAATTCTTTAGTGATCAAGATACTTTACATTTTGATTTTAATGAAACAAAACTACAGAGAATTATTGATAATAACCTTACAAATGCAATTAAATATACAGAAGAGAATTCTAATATTTATATCACATTAAAAAAAGAGTTAAATGCTTATGCTTTAATCATCTCTTCTTGTTCACAATACATTAAATATCCAGAAAAGATTTTTAAAGAGTATTATAGGGAAGAGACAACAAGTGAAGGGTTTGGACTAGGACTTAGCTTAGTAAAAAGAATATGTAATGAAGAAAATATAGAAATTTCAATAGATTCAAATGAGTACTATACATCATTTAGATATCTATTTAAGATGGAGAATAAATGA
- a CDS encoding response regulator transcription factor, translated as MKILLLEDDVMLNRAITKYLQSTGHEVRTARDGNNCLRILDQESFELLIFDINVPDFSGFEILEILHGKNIIIPTIYISALVDIEDISRGFELGCYDYLKKPFHLKELSLRINKIMQSQILPNKNKILSKSYSFNPNNLTLLYNNETHSLPKRQIQIIQLLAKFKNSVVKYDTFREFVWNDEVDNATIRAEVNRVKKALNEDFITNVRGVGYMIEYEKES; from the coding sequence ATGAAAATCTTACTTTTAGAAGATGATGTAATGTTAAATAGAGCAATTACTAAATATCTACAATCAACTGGACATGAAGTTAGAACTGCAAGGGATGGAAATAATTGCCTTAGAATTTTAGATCAAGAAAGTTTTGAATTATTAATTTTTGATATTAATGTACCTGATTTTAGTGGATTTGAAATATTAGAAATATTACACGGTAAGAACATAATTATTCCAACTATTTATATCTCAGCACTTGTAGATATTGAAGATATTTCAAGAGGTTTTGAGCTTGGTTGTTATGATTATTTAAAAAAACCTTTCCACTTAAAAGAGTTGTCATTAAGAATTAATAAAATTATGCAGTCACAAATACTCCCAAATAAGAATAAAATTTTGTCAAAATCTTACTCTTTTAATCCAAATAATCTAACTCTTTTGTATAATAACGAAACTCATTCCTTACCAAAAAGACAGATACAAATTATTCAACTACTTGCAAAGTTTAAAAATTCTGTTGTGAAATATGATACATTTAGAGAATTTGTATGGAATGATGAAGTTGATAATGCCACAATTAGAGCCGAAGTAAATAGAGTAAAAAAAGCTTTAAATGAAGATTTTATTACCAATGTTCGAGGTGTGGGATATATGATTGAATACGAAAAAGAAAGTTAA
- the thiS gene encoding sulfur carrier protein ThiS, with protein MELIINGENKTFDDSFSLQEIITDLKIEDKVMAAAVNMEIVKKDDWSNFVPKEADKIELLQFVGGG; from the coding sequence ATGGAATTAATTATAAATGGTGAAAATAAAACTTTTGATGATAGTTTTTCACTACAAGAAATTATTACAGATTTAAAAATTGAAGACAAAGTAATGGCAGCAGCTGTTAATATGGAAATCGTTAAAAAAGATGATTGGTCAAATTTTGTTCCAAAAGAAGCTGACAAAATCGAATTATTACAATTTGTTGGTGGTGGTTGA
- a CDS encoding YraN family protein gives MSRQKGDFAEKRAISFLQDRNFEIIEQNFYAKKLGEIDIIAKKDNTYHFCEVKSSDDYETAINNITPSKLSKIKRSIDYYLQIKKLNVAFCIDAIIVTNNEIELLENITL, from the coding sequence ATGAGTAGACAAAAAGGTGATTTTGCAGAAAAAAGAGCTATCTCTTTTCTGCAAGACAGAAACTTTGAAATAATTGAACAAAATTTCTATGCCAAAAAATTAGGTGAAATAGATATCATCGCAAAAAAAGATAATACATATCACTTCTGTGAAGTAAAATCCTCAGATGATTATGAAACTGCAATTAATAATATAACCCCTTCAAAACTATCAAAAATAAAACGTAGTATTGACTATTACTTACAAATTAAAAAACTTAATGTTGCATTCTGCATTGATGCAATAATAGTTACAAATAATGAAATTGAGCTTCTTGAAAATATAACTTTGTAA
- a CDS encoding cation:proton antiporter, translating into MESLFTIIFLSLALSTILNIILKKLSISHIIGYILTGTIIAYIFNLEANHDMNTLEIIAEFGIVFLMFTIGLEMSIGKLKKMRDLLLVNGFIQVFLSAFIIFLISRFIFSIDFISSLILSLAFSLSSTAIVLTYLKQSKDIQTPYGQKSTAILIFQDLAVIPILLLISFLSNDTLQIEEIILKTIVSALIIVVFMFTFGKKIVDWLLHFSTSTKLEELFLASVLSIVIGSSLLAHELGFTYSLGAFIAGMLIAETKYHIKVESDISAFRDLLLGTFFFSVGTKIDLLYLVENIFLILSVFISLLVIKGFVIYFLIRRKSNKSDAIKSALALSQVGEFSFAVFALASANGLLDENLSKLLILVTVSSMIITPFIVNNIYKIASIFAQEFYESDKITPINKKNHTIVCGFSNLGRRVANELEEKEIPFVIISDELKHVLIARKRGYMAYFGHLEKIPVLESLKADEASSIIITLNNVNKKRLISESILKFKKDMNIIMKIDSVDEKKELKDLQIKSFIHAHKEIASLLVNKSIESNEK; encoded by the coding sequence ATGGAATCATTATTTACAATCATATTTTTATCCCTAGCACTATCAACAATTTTAAATATCATATTAAAAAAATTATCTATATCACATATAATTGGTTATATTCTAACAGGTACTATAATTGCATATATTTTTAATTTAGAAGCAAATCATGATATGAATACCTTAGAGATTATTGCTGAGTTTGGAATAGTATTTTTAATGTTTACAATTGGACTTGAAATGTCCATAGGAAAACTAAAAAAGATGAGAGATTTACTTTTAGTAAATGGTTTTATTCAAGTTTTTCTTAGTGCTTTTATAATCTTTTTAATTTCACGTTTTATTTTTAGTATTGATTTTATTTCATCACTTATTTTATCTTTAGCTTTTTCTTTATCTTCAACTGCAATTGTATTAACTTACTTAAAACAGTCAAAAGATATTCAGACACCTTATGGACAAAAGTCAACTGCCATATTAATATTCCAAGATTTAGCAGTAATTCCTATACTTTTACTAATTAGTTTTTTATCAAATGACACTTTACAAATAGAAGAGATTATTCTTAAAACTATAGTTTCTGCATTAATTATTGTAGTATTTATGTTCACTTTCGGAAAGAAAATTGTAGATTGGTTATTGCATTTTTCAACAAGTACAAAACTAGAAGAGTTATTCTTAGCTTCGGTTTTATCAATAGTAATTGGCTCTTCTTTACTTGCCCATGAATTAGGTTTTACTTATTCACTGGGAGCATTTATTGCAGGAATGCTTATTGCTGAAACAAAATATCATATAAAAGTAGAATCAGATATTTCAGCATTTAGAGATCTTTTATTAGGTACTTTCTTTTTCTCAGTAGGTACTAAAATTGACCTTTTATATTTAGTTGAAAATATATTTTTAATTCTTTCGGTATTTATTTCACTATTAGTAATTAAAGGTTTTGTAATATACTTTTTAATTAGAAGAAAATCTAATAAAAGTGATGCTATTAAATCTGCCCTTGCTTTATCACAAGTTGGTGAGTTTTCATTTGCTGTTTTTGCCCTTGCTAGTGCAAATGGATTATTAGATGAAAACTTAAGTAAACTTCTTATTTTAGTAACTGTATCTTCTATGATTATAACTCCCTTTATTGTAAATAATATTTATAAAATTGCATCTATTTTTGCTCAAGAGTTTTATGAATCAGACAAAATTACACCAATTAATAAAAAGAATCATACTATTGTTTGTGGGTTTTCAAACCTAGGAAGACGAGTCGCAAATGAATTAGAAGAGAAAGAGATACCATTTGTAATAATCTCTGATGAATTAAAACATGTACTTATTGCAAGAAAAAGAGGTTACATGGCATATTTTGGTCACTTGGAAAAAATACCTGTATTAGAATCTCTTAAAGCAGATGAAGCTTCAAGTATTATCATTACTTTAAATAATGTAAATAAAAAAAGGTTAATAAGTGAATCTATTTTAAAATTCAAAAAAGATATGAATATTATTATGAAAATAGACTCAGTTGATGAAAAGAAAGAGCTAAAAGATTTACAAATAAAGAGTTTTATCCATGCTCATAAAGAGATAGCTTCTTTACTTGTAAATAAAAGTATTGAATCTAATGAGAAATAG
- a CDS encoding YbfB/YjiJ family MFS transporter: protein MRFNLLDKNSNFNILLAGILGLFIGVGVARFAYTSLLPSMLEDNTLSLTFSGILASLNYVGYLSGAIFAIFIKDINTKVKYFRIGTVLCVLTTLVLGVTTNDILWLISRIIAGFGSAMALVVGAAIVMTKLDFDDKTKAMGIYFSGIGCALASSDIISRYVLSYSTWQESWITLTICGAIVMFYPIHILSFDKEQKSSNEKHPFDKKLFSAFVVILIASYFTAGVGFVIQGTFLPAIIKTMPAVEEFSGITWLFVGLAGIPSSIIWMRLAHKYGSVNMIIIAMSLQVIGILMPTLTSNVYLILFCGVIYGATFVGLVALFMNLGGKLAGKNPVMLMGALTTAYGIGQVAAPLYAVSLTEWTGNYDYALYVTAVIVSSGVVMLLLAKKALAISH, encoded by the coding sequence ATGAGATTTAATTTATTAGATAAAAATTCTAACTTCAATATTTTACTTGCTGGAATATTAGGTCTTTTTATTGGAGTTGGAGTTGCACGATTTGCTTATACTTCCTTATTACCTTCAATGTTGGAAGATAATACCTTATCCCTTACTTTTTCAGGAATTTTAGCTTCATTAAATTATGTGGGATATTTATCCGGAGCAATTTTTGCAATTTTTATTAAAGATATTAATACCAAAGTAAAATATTTTAGAATAGGGACAGTTTTATGTGTCTTAACAACTCTAGTTTTAGGAGTAACAACTAATGATATTTTATGGTTAATAAGTAGGATAATTGCAGGTTTTGGTTCAGCTATGGCTCTAGTAGTTGGAGCTGCTATTGTTATGACAAAATTAGATTTTGATGATAAAACAAAAGCAATGGGAATTTATTTCTCAGGAATTGGATGTGCATTAGCTAGTTCAGATATCATAAGTAGATACGTATTATCTTACTCTACTTGGCAAGAGTCATGGATTACTCTTACAATCTGTGGAGCTATTGTAATGTTTTATCCTATCCATATTTTATCTTTTGATAAAGAACAAAAAAGTTCAAATGAAAAACATCCTTTTGATAAAAAACTATTTTCTGCTTTTGTTGTAATACTAATTGCATCATATTTTACAGCAGGCGTTGGTTTTGTAATTCAAGGTACGTTCTTACCTGCTATTATTAAAACAATGCCAGCAGTTGAAGAATTTTCAGGAATTACATGGTTATTTGTAGGACTTGCTGGAATTCCTTCTTCTATTATTTGGATGAGATTAGCACATAAATATGGAAGTGTAAATATGATTATAATAGCTATGTCTCTGCAAGTTATAGGTATTTTAATGCCAACTCTAACAAGTAATGTATATTTGATTCTATTTTGTGGAGTAATCTATGGAGCAACATTTGTAGGACTTGTAGCATTGTTTATGAATCTTGGGGGAAAACTAGCTGGTAAAAACCCTGTAATGCTAATGGGGGCTTTAACAACAGCATATGGAATAGGACAAGTTGCAGCTCCTTTATATGCTGTAAGCCTTACTGAATGGACTGGAAATTACGATTATGCTTTATATGTAACAGCTGTAATTGTATCAAGTGGAGTTGTAATGCTTTTACTTGCAAAAAAAGCTTTAGCTATTTCTCATTAG
- a CDS encoding AraC family transcriptional regulator, with amino-acid sequence MIKKNNRIFKIGELPYLELKYSEAFQECSQKHYHNLVCFLALKNAHAKVIINDKEITLEKDKLVVINPNEVHYSISDEKTKDYYVIYLDRQWYKELQNHIYETDDILALPNEIKNENLCNRFFELFDFIYEQNDVIEKELNLLEFLKEVFSSYINKNEIIKIDNTTTIAKEFKEYIENNISSKLTLTQISNVLGFSPFHIIRVCKQDFGLSANAYIVNKRVHRAKKLISDGWDIVDAANEVGFYDQSHLSNVFKKVFAITPKAYQKDIQKSLSKERDKNEI; translated from the coding sequence ATGATTAAAAAAAATAATAGAATTTTTAAAATAGGAGAACTTCCTTATTTAGAATTGAAATATAGTGAGGCCTTTCAAGAGTGCTCACAAAAGCATTATCACAATTTAGTTTGTTTTCTTGCTTTGAAAAATGCACATGCAAAAGTTATTATTAATGATAAAGAAATAACATTAGAAAAAGACAAGTTAGTAGTTATTAATCCAAATGAAGTTCATTATTCAATTTCAGATGAGAAAACAAAAGATTATTATGTAATTTACTTAGATAGACAATGGTATAAAGAGTTGCAAAATCATATTTATGAAACAGATGATATTTTAGCTTTACCAAATGAAATAAAAAATGAAAATTTATGTAATAGATTTTTTGAATTATTTGATTTTATTTATGAACAAAATGATGTAATTGAAAAAGAATTAAATCTTTTAGAGTTTTTAAAAGAGGTGTTTTCTTCATATATTAATAAAAATGAAATAATAAAAATAGATAATACAACAACAATTGCAAAAGAATTCAAAGAGTATATTGAGAATAATATTTCTTCAAAACTTACATTAACACAAATCTCAAATGTTTTAGGTTTTAGTCCTTTTCATATTATTAGAGTTTGTAAACAAGATTTTGGTTTATCTGCAAATGCTTATATTGTAAATAAAAGAGTCCATAGGGCAAAAAAATTAATAAGTGATGGTTGGGATATTGTAGATGCTGCCAATGAAGTTGGTTTTTATGATCAAAGTCACTTAAGTAATGTATTTAAAAAAGTTTTTGCAATTACTCCAAAAGCTTATCAAAAAGATATTCAAAAAAGTTTATCAAAGGAAAGAGACAAAAATGAGATTTAA